The Chanodichthys erythropterus isolate Z2021 chromosome 12, ASM2448905v1, whole genome shotgun sequence genome contains a region encoding:
- the LOC137031926 gene encoding zinc finger and SCAN domain-containing protein 30-like, which yields MLSMKAQMDVICCKSIGTDLSMLDIEDFISEICQLKKEVASLEAKLRERGDKPNREDLEKVSVCVTDGTEAQDSVWRSRDTQDSELSLTLLCYTDAQDHGSADQTSDCNAGEQQMLQTPLKMCSVKLVDCRNLIESRGEKNTAEEQKQRHEKVEDEWNDDENDGTEAQDPVWSVRDQRSRDTRDSELNLSFLCYTDAQDHGSADQTSDCNAGEQQMLQTPLKMCSVKLVDCRNLIESRGEKTTAEEQQQRHEEDEDGIDDYNEEEDDEDQNDDDDQIKDEDEDQNDDDFILSDDNIGSSSDGETASTSKQRQTRKSFSCGKIFSKQENLVRHERKKTEQKDFTCKICDISFPTLEERKLHSKEHKKKMFNCSQCGENFNSSSSLSRHKKIHSSGKPFQCSECNKYFHTKGHLSCHKRYHREKKLHHCPHCEKSFNNGSLLKNHLHEYTPIRGSTSAPTARRALISDQL from the exons atgTTGAGCATGAAAGCGCAGATGGACGTGATCTGCTGTAAATCAATAGGAACTGATCTGTCCATGCTGGATATTGAGGATTTCATCAGTGAAATCTGTCAGCTGAAGAAAGAGGTGGCGTCACTGGAGGCAAAGCTGAGAGAAAGAGGAGACAAACCCAACAGAGAG GACCTGGAGAAGGTTTCAGTGTGTGTGACTGACGGGACAGAAGCTCAGGATTCAGTCTGGAGATCCAGAGACACACAGGACTCAGAGCTCAGCCTCACTTTACTGTGTTATACTGACGCTCAGGATCATGGATCCGCTGATCAAACCTCTGACTGTAACGCTGGAGAACAGCAGATGCTGCAGACGCCGCTGAAGATGTGCTCCGTCAAACTGGTGGACTGCAGGAACCTGATAGAGAGCAGAGGAGAAAAAAACACAGCAGAGGAACAAAAACAGAGACATGAGAAGGTGGAGGATGAATGGAATGATGATGAGAATGATGGGACAGAAGCTCAGGATCCGGTTTGGAGCGTCAGAGATCAGAGATCCAGAGACACACGGGACTCAGAGCTAAACCTCAGTTTTCTCTGTTATACTGACGCTCAGGATCATGGATCCGCTGATCAAACCTCTGACTGTAACGCTGGAGAACAGCAGATGCTGCAGACGCCGCTGAAGATGTGCTCCGTCAAACTGGTGGACTGCAGGAACCTGATAGAGAGCAGAGGAGAAAAAACCACAGCAGAGGAACAACAACAGAGACATGAGGAGGATGAAGATGGGATTGATGATTATAAtgaggaggaggatgatgaagatcagaatgatgatgatgatcagATTAAGGATGAGGATGAAGATCAAAATGAtgatgactttattctttcag ATGACAACATTGGTTCATCTTCTGATGGAGAAACTGCCTCTACATCCAAACAGCGACAGACAAGGAAGAGTTTCTCCTGTGGAAAAATATTCAGCAAACAGGAAAATTTAGTGAGgcatgagagaaaaaaaacagaacagaaagATTTCACCTGCAAGATTTGCGACATCAGCTTTCCTACCTTAGAAGAGAGGAAACTTCATTCAAAAGAGCACAagaagaaaatgtttaattgtagTCAGTGTGGGGAGAATTTTAATTCCTCTTCTAGTCTCAGCCGTCATAAGAAGATACACAGTAGCGGAAAACCTTTCCAATGCAGTGAATGCAACAAATATTTCCACACCAAAGGACATCTTTCATGTCATAAGAGATACCACAGGGAGAAAAAGCTGCACCATTGCCCTCACTGCGAGAAAAGCTTCAACAATGGATCCCTTCTGAAGAACCATCTACATGAGTACACACCAATAAGGGGCAGTACCAGTGCCCCCACTGCGAGAAGAGCTTTAATCTCAGATCAGCTCTAA
- the LOC137031913 gene encoding zinc finger protein 502-like isoform X2, translating to MLSMKAQMDVICCKSVGTDLSMLDIEDFISEICQLKKEVASLEAKLRERGDKPNREDLEKVSVCVTDGTEAQDSVWRSRDTQDSELSLTLLCYTDAQDHGSADQTSDCNAGEQQTPLKMCSVKLVDCRNLIESRGEKTTAEEQQQRHEEEEDQYQNNEDQDDDDDDVFVPSDDNAGSSSDGETSKQRQTRKRLFCGKIFSKQENLVRHERKNTEQKDFTCKICDLSFPTLEERRLHSKEHTVKKEFHCEQCGKDFFTTPYNMRAHINTHSEKTLQCNVCNKYFRTNQHLSSHKRIHTGEKPYQCPHCDKSFSQGSHLKSHVLIHTNARAYQCPHCEKCFNQKPHLKNHLLIHTNERPYQCPHCEKSFNQRSNLKTHLLVHSSESPYQCPHCENTFKQVSHLKTHLLVHTNERPYQCSECGKNFTNSTSLKLHQKRHTDDKPYKCSHCEKRFHHSTHRKIHERIHTGEKPYLCSYCGKSFASPFYFKVHQRVHTGERPYHCSDCERGFMNASDLKTHQRTHTGEKPFKCSHCDKAFARSSAMKVHERMHTGEKPYRCSICGERFSFKWGLQSHQKKHADPESS from the exons ATGTTGAGCATGAAAGCGCAGATGGATGTGATCTGCTGTAAATCAGTAGGAACTGATCTGTCCATGCTGGATATTGAGGATTTCATCAGTGAAATCTGTCAGCTGAAGAAAGAGGTGGCGTCACTGGAGGCAAAGCTAAGAGAAAGAGGAGACAAACCCAACAGAGAG GATCTGGAGAAGGTTTCAGTGTGTGTGACTGACGGGACAGAAGCTCAGGATTCAGTCTGGAGATCCAGAGACACACAGGACTCAGAGCTCAGCCTCACTTTACTGTGTTATACTGACGCTCAGGATCATGGATCCGCTGATCAAACCTCTGACTGTAACGCTGGAGAACAGCAGACGCCGCTGAAGATGTGCTCCGTCAAACTGGTGGACTGCAGGAACCTGATCGAGAGCAGAGGAGAAAAAACCACAGCAGAGGAACAACAACAGAGacatgaggaggaggaggatcaATATCAGAATAATGAAGAtcaggatgatgatgatgatgatgtcttTGTTCCTTCAG ATGACAATGCTGGTTCATCTTCTGATGGAGAAACATCCAAACAGCGACAGACAAGGAAGAGATTGTTCTGTGGAAAAATATTCAGCAAACAGGAAAATTTAGTGAGGCATGAGAGAAAAAACACAGAACAGAAAGATTTCACCTGCAAGATATGCGACCTCAGCTTTCCTACCTTAGAAGAGAGGAGACTTCATTCAAAAGAGCACACCGTGAAGAAGGAGTTTCACTGCGAACAGTGCGGGAAGGATTTTTTCACCACTCCTTATAATATGAGAgctcatataaacacacacagtgaaaaGACTTTACAGTGCAACGTGTGTAACAAATATTTCCGCACCAACCAACATCTCTCAAGTCATAAGAGAATCCATACCGGTGAAAAGCCGTACCAGTGCCCTCACTGCGACAAGAGCTTCAGCCAGGGATCCCATCTGAAGAGCCATGTACTCATACACACCAATGCGAGGGCGTACCAGTGCCCTCACTGCGAGAAGTGCTTCAACCAGAAACCCCATCTGAAGAACCATCTACTCATACACACTAATGAGAGGCCATATCAGTGCCCTCACTGTGAGAAGAGCTTCAACCAGAGATCCAATCTGAAAACCCATCTACTTGTACACTCCAGTGAGAGCCCGTACCAGTGCCCTCATTGTGAGAACACATTCAAACAGGTATCCCATCTGAAGACCCATTTACTCGTGCACACTAATGAGAGGCCGTATCAGTGCAGTGAATGTGGGAAAAACTTTACAAACTCAACTTCTCTAAAGTTACACCAAAAAAGACACACTGATGATAAACCATataagtgttcacactgtgagaAACGTTTCCATCATTCGACTCACCGGAAAATCCATGAGAGgattcacaccggagagaaaCCGTACCTGTGCTCCTACTGCGGGAAGAGCTTTGctagtccattttatttcaaagTTCATcagagagttcacactggagaaagacCGTATCACTGTAGTGATTGTGAGAGGGGTTTTATGAACGCCAGTGACTTAAAAACACACCAGAGGACTCATACAGGAGAAAAACCTTTTAAATGCTCACATTGCGACAAGGCTTTTGCTCGTTCAAGTGCCATGAAGGTCCATGAGCGAATGCATACAGGAGAGAAACCTTACCGCTGCTCCATCTGCGGCGAGAGATTCTCTTTTAAATGGGGTCTTCAGAGTCACCAGAAGAAACACGC
- the LOC137031913 gene encoding zinc finger protein 502-like isoform X1 produces the protein MSRRRCTLRCDGKSTFFSLPKDERVKNQWLKFIFTKTPQQYSPNLVLCSRHFTGDCFLNLNAFNEGFASRLLLKDGSVPSLFEPASSSKESQPMLSMKAQMDVICCKSVGTDLSMLDIEDFISEICQLKKEVASLEAKLRERGDKPNREDLEKVSVCVTDGTEAQDSVWRSRDTQDSELSLTLLCYTDAQDHGSADQTSDCNAGEQQTPLKMCSVKLVDCRNLIESRGEKTTAEEQQQRHEEEEDQYQNNEDQDDDDDDVFVPSDDNAGSSSDGETSKQRQTRKRLFCGKIFSKQENLVRHERKNTEQKDFTCKICDLSFPTLEERRLHSKEHTVKKEFHCEQCGKDFFTTPYNMRAHINTHSEKTLQCNVCNKYFRTNQHLSSHKRIHTGEKPYQCPHCDKSFSQGSHLKSHVLIHTNARAYQCPHCEKCFNQKPHLKNHLLIHTNERPYQCPHCEKSFNQRSNLKTHLLVHSSESPYQCPHCENTFKQVSHLKTHLLVHTNERPYQCSECGKNFTNSTSLKLHQKRHTDDKPYKCSHCEKRFHHSTHRKIHERIHTGEKPYLCSYCGKSFASPFYFKVHQRVHTGERPYHCSDCERGFMNASDLKTHQRTHTGEKPFKCSHCDKAFARSSAMKVHERMHTGEKPYRCSICGERFSFKWGLQSHQKKHADPESS, from the exons ATGTCGAGAAGACGCTGTACTCTACGATGTGATGGTAAATCCACGTTTTTTTCTCTGCCCAAGGACGAGCGTGTGAAGAATCAGTGGTTAAAGTTTATCTTTACAAAGACACCACAGCAGTATAGCCCGAACCTTGTGCTGTGTTCCCGTCATTTTACTGGCGACTGCTTTCTCAACTTGAATGCGTTCAACGAGGGATTTGCAAGCCGGTTGTTATTGAAGGATGGATCAGTACCCAGTTTATTTGAACCAGCTTCTTCCTCCAAAGAATCAcaacct ATGTTGAGCATGAAAGCGCAGATGGATGTGATCTGCTGTAAATCAGTAGGAACTGATCTGTCCATGCTGGATATTGAGGATTTCATCAGTGAAATCTGTCAGCTGAAGAAAGAGGTGGCGTCACTGGAGGCAAAGCTAAGAGAAAGAGGAGACAAACCCAACAGAGAG GATCTGGAGAAGGTTTCAGTGTGTGTGACTGACGGGACAGAAGCTCAGGATTCAGTCTGGAGATCCAGAGACACACAGGACTCAGAGCTCAGCCTCACTTTACTGTGTTATACTGACGCTCAGGATCATGGATCCGCTGATCAAACCTCTGACTGTAACGCTGGAGAACAGCAGACGCCGCTGAAGATGTGCTCCGTCAAACTGGTGGACTGCAGGAACCTGATCGAGAGCAGAGGAGAAAAAACCACAGCAGAGGAACAACAACAGAGacatgaggaggaggaggatcaATATCAGAATAATGAAGAtcaggatgatgatgatgatgatgtcttTGTTCCTTCAG ATGACAATGCTGGTTCATCTTCTGATGGAGAAACATCCAAACAGCGACAGACAAGGAAGAGATTGTTCTGTGGAAAAATATTCAGCAAACAGGAAAATTTAGTGAGGCATGAGAGAAAAAACACAGAACAGAAAGATTTCACCTGCAAGATATGCGACCTCAGCTTTCCTACCTTAGAAGAGAGGAGACTTCATTCAAAAGAGCACACCGTGAAGAAGGAGTTTCACTGCGAACAGTGCGGGAAGGATTTTTTCACCACTCCTTATAATATGAGAgctcatataaacacacacagtgaaaaGACTTTACAGTGCAACGTGTGTAACAAATATTTCCGCACCAACCAACATCTCTCAAGTCATAAGAGAATCCATACCGGTGAAAAGCCGTACCAGTGCCCTCACTGCGACAAGAGCTTCAGCCAGGGATCCCATCTGAAGAGCCATGTACTCATACACACCAATGCGAGGGCGTACCAGTGCCCTCACTGCGAGAAGTGCTTCAACCAGAAACCCCATCTGAAGAACCATCTACTCATACACACTAATGAGAGGCCATATCAGTGCCCTCACTGTGAGAAGAGCTTCAACCAGAGATCCAATCTGAAAACCCATCTACTTGTACACTCCAGTGAGAGCCCGTACCAGTGCCCTCATTGTGAGAACACATTCAAACAGGTATCCCATCTGAAGACCCATTTACTCGTGCACACTAATGAGAGGCCGTATCAGTGCAGTGAATGTGGGAAAAACTTTACAAACTCAACTTCTCTAAAGTTACACCAAAAAAGACACACTGATGATAAACCATataagtgttcacactgtgagaAACGTTTCCATCATTCGACTCACCGGAAAATCCATGAGAGgattcacaccggagagaaaCCGTACCTGTGCTCCTACTGCGGGAAGAGCTTTGctagtccattttatttcaaagTTCATcagagagttcacactggagaaagacCGTATCACTGTAGTGATTGTGAGAGGGGTTTTATGAACGCCAGTGACTTAAAAACACACCAGAGGACTCATACAGGAGAAAAACCTTTTAAATGCTCACATTGCGACAAGGCTTTTGCTCGTTCAAGTGCCATGAAGGTCCATGAGCGAATGCATACAGGAGAGAAACCTTACCGCTGCTCCATCTGCGGCGAGAGATTCTCTTTTAAATGGGGTCTTCAGAGTCACCAGAAGAAACACGC
- the LOC137031918 gene encoding zinc finger protein ZFP2-like has protein sequence MLSMKAQMDVICCKSVGTDLSMLDIEDFISEICQLKKEVASLEAKLRERGDKPNREDLEKVSVCVTDGTEAQDSVWRSRDTQDSELSLTLLCYTDAQDHGSADQTSDCNAGEQQMLQTPLKMCSVKLVDCRNLIKTTAEERQQRHEDEEDDDDDFVPLEHDNAGSSSDGETATTSKKRRTVTDCGKRFSKLENFVRHEIKNKKQKAFTCKICNISFSSLEERKLHSKEHTVKKEFRCEQCGKDLFTTLYNMRGHINTHSEKTLQCDVCNKYFRTNQHLSMHKRIHTGEKPYQCPHCEMSFNQGSHLKKHLLIHTNERSHQCSKCGKTFTNSTSLKSHQKIHSDFKPYQCPHCEKSFNQVSLLKNHLLKHTDERPYQCSECGKNFTNSTSLKLHQKIHSEFKPYKCSHCEKRFHHSTHRKTHERIHTGEKPYLCSYCGKSFASPYSFKVHLRVHTGERPYRCSDCGKGFYKLSDLKIHQRTHTGEKPYKCSDCDRSFTRSSDLRIHTRWHTGEKPYRCSICGESFSFKWAFQSHKKKHTEPESS, from the exons ATGTTGAGCATGAAAGCGCAGATGGATGTGATCTGCTGTAAATCAGTAGGAACTGATCTGTCCATGCTGGATATTGAGGATTTCATCAGTGAAATCTGTCAGCTGAAGAAAGAGGTGGCGTCACTGGAGGCAAAGCTAAGAGAAAGAGGAGACAAACCCAACAGAGAG GATCTGGAGAAGGTTTCAGTGTGTGTGACTGACGGGACAGAAGCTCAGGATTCAGTCTGGAGATCCAGAGACACACAGGACTCAGAGCTCAGCCTCACTTTACTGTGTTATACTGACGCTCAGGATCATGGATCCGCTGATCAAACCTCTGACTGTAACGCTGGAGAACAGCAGATGCTGCAGACGCCGCTGAAGATGTGCTCCGTCAAACTGGTGGACTGCAGGAACCTGATAAAAACCACAGCAGAAGAACGACAGCAGAGACATGAGGAtgaggaggatgatgatgatgacttTGTTCCTTTAG AACATGACAACGCTGGTTCATCTTCCGATGGAGAAACTGCCACTACATCCAAAAAGCGACGGACAGTGACCGACTGTGGAAAAAGATTCAGCAAACTGGAAAATTTTGTGAGACAtgagattaaaaacaaaaaacagaaagccTTCACGTGCAAGATATGCAACATCAGCTTTTCTAGCTTAGAAGAGAGGAAACTTCATTCAAAAGAGCACACCGTGAAGAAGGAGTTTCGCTGCGAACAGTGCGGGAAGGATCTTTTCACCACTCTTTATAATATGAGAGgtcatataaacacacacagtgaaaaGACTTTACAATGCGACGTGTGTAACAAGTATTTCCGCACCAACCAACATCTGTCAATGCATAAGAGAATCCACACGGGTGAAAAGCCGTACCAGTGCCCTCACTGCGAGATGAGCTTCAACCAGGGATCCCATCTGAAGAAACATCTTCTCATACACACCAATGAAAGGTCACAccagtgcagtaaatgtgggaAAACCTTTACAAACTCAACTTCTCTCAAGTCACACCAAAAAATACACTCTGATTTCAAACCATACCAGTGCCCTCACTGCGAGAAGAGCTTCAACCAGGTATCCCTTCTGAAGAACCATCTACTCAAACACACCGACGAGAGGCCGTATCAGTGCAGTGAATGTGGGAAAAACTTTACAAACTCGACTTCTCTGAAGTTACACCAAAAAATACACTCTGAATTCAAACCATataagtgttcacactgtgagaAACGTTTCCATCATTCAACTCACCGGAAAACCCATGagaggattcacactggagagaaaccgtacCTGTGCTCCTACTGCGGGAAGAGCTTTGCCAGTCCATATTCTTTTAAAGTTCATCtcagagttcacactggagaaagacCGTATCGCTGTAGTGATTGTGGGAAGGGTTTTTATAAGCTAAGTGACTTAAAAATACATCAGAGGACTCATACAGGAGAAAAACCTTATAAATGCTCAGATTGTGACAGGAGTTTCACTCGATCAAGTGACCTAAGGATCCATACGCGATGGCATACAGGAGAGAAACCTTACCGCTGCTCCATCTGTGGCGAGAGTTTCTCTTTTAAATGGGCTTTTCAGAGTCACAAGAAGAAACACACTGAACCAGAATCATCATAG